The following is a genomic window from Trachemys scripta elegans isolate TJP31775 chromosome 16, CAS_Tse_1.0, whole genome shotgun sequence.
TGTCTGTTGGGGGAGGATAtcccagggagctgtggggaggggcacggggaccccagcccaccccccactctccccGCAGTGTTCAACGTGGGGCAGTACCGGCGCGAGGCCGTGCAGACCTACCAGAACTACGAGTTCTTCCGGCCAGATAACCAGGAGGCGATGCACATTCGCAGGTGAGGGGGTGACCCCAGCTGGGGCACTGCTAGGGGCAAGCTTGCGGTGCTGGGGGTGATCCCACTtgggggcactgctggggggaaGCTCACGGCGCTGGGGGTGACTCCGCCTGGGGGCACTGCTGCGGGGGAAGCTCATGGCGCTGGGGGTGACTCCGCctgggggcactgctggggggaaGTTTGCAGCacagcctgggggaggggtggggtatGTGTAAGGgtctcacccctcccctcccctcgcccccagGCAGTGCGCTCTGGCCGCTCTGAAAGACGTCCACACTTACCTGAGCCGGGAGGAGGGACAGGTCGCGGTAAGagggcccctccccctgcctccccccagccagACCCATGGGCCCATCTACCCCGGTCTCATGCCTGCTCCTATGTTCAGGTGTTTGATGCCACCAACACGACACGGGAGCGACGGAACATGATCCTGCAGTTTGCTGGCGACCATGGCTACAAGGTgaagggggtgcgggggggggggggggggctcgttCTGGCCCAAGGCCCCGCTGCAGTGGAAGTCCGCAGTACTTTGGGGGCCTTGGCTGGGGGAAGCTCGCAGCGCTCGGAGGACTGCTGTGGGGAACAGTGCAGCGCTGGGAGGGGCGGTGTCTAGCTGGGGGCACTGCAGGGGGGGTAAGgcacagcactggggggggggctgggggcactgAAGGGGGAAGTGCGCAGCACTGGGATCTGCAGTCACTGTCAGACCCAccttaacaccccccccccaggtgttTTTCATCGAGTCCATCTGCGACGACCCGGATATCATCGAGGAGAACATCACAGTGAGAGAAACACCCCCCGGGGACCTGGCTGTCCCAgtgtccccccccgccccacacacaggGGGATGTGGGCGGCCCGGGGTGTCCCCCcccataaacacacacacccgggggaggaggcgggcagCCTGAggtgtccccccccacacacaaacggCGGGGGGGAGGCGGGTGGCCGGggtgtccccccccacacacacacacaccagggggGGAGGCGGGCGGCCggggtgcccccccccacacacacacacggggggggggggggggcggggccccccccccccccacacacacacggggggggggggcgggccccTCGGCTCCGGGCCCAtctccctgctgtcccccctgcAGCAAGTGAAGCTGAGCAGTCCGGACTACAAGGACTGTAAccgggaggaggtggtggaggattTCCTCAAGCGCATCGAGTGCTACCAGCTCCACTACCAGCCCCTGGACGACGAGCTGGACAGGTGAGACCCCCCTTCCGCTCCGAGCGGGgcgagaacccaggcgtcctggttCCCAgaccccccctgctctaaccactagaccccactcccctcccggagccagggagtgaacccaggagtcctggctcccagcccccctgctctaaccactagaccccactcccctcccagagccagggagtgaacccaggcgtcctggctcccaaacccccccactcccctcccagagctgggacccaggcgtcctgaccccctgctcatccccccccccagcgccctgTCCTACATCAAGATCTTCAACGTGGGGCTGCGGTACCTGGTGAACCGGGTGCAGGACCACGTGCAGAGCCGCACCGTCTACTACCTGATGAACATCCACGTCACGCCGCGCGCCATCTACCTGACCCGGCACGGCGAGAGCCAGCACAACCTGCAGGGGCGCATCGGGGGCGACTCGGGGCTCTCCCCCCGCGGCAAGCAGGTGGGGGCGGGGCACGGGGGCGACTCGGGGCTTggcggagggatagctcagtggtttgagcgttggctgctaaacccagggtggtgagttcaatccctgagggggccatttagggatctggggcaaaagtctgtcttgggattggtcctgctttgagcagggggtgggactagatgcctcctgaggtcccttccaaccctgagattctatgattctccccccacagcaagcaggtgggggcagggcctgggggcgcCTCGGGGCTCTCTCCCCGCGGCAAGCAGGTGGGGCAGGGATCGGGGGCGCCTCGGGGCTCTCCCCCCACGGCAagcaggtgggggcggggcctgggggcgCCTCGGGGCTCTTCCCCCGCGGCAagcaggtgggggcggggcctgggggcgCCTCGGGGCTCTCCCCCCGCGGCAAGCAGGTGGGGCAGGGATCAGGGGCTGGCACCGGCGCCCATTGCAAAGAGGagacttggggggtggggattggATGACAGTGGCACCCCCAGAGTGCAaacgtttggggggggggctggaaaaCTGTACCCCCATAGCAAGTGGGTATGGAGGAGGGGGCCCATAGCAAGCAGGTTTGGGGGACTAGGATGGGGCAGTTGCTGCCAGGGGATCAGGGCTCTCCCATTCCAGAAGCAGCGACACAGGGAGGGAAGCCAGTGCCTCCCTGGCTGGGGACGGGGGtcaccccctctccacccccctagTTTGCCTCCGCCCTGGCCGGCTTCATCGAGAGCCAGAACATCCGGGAGCTCAAGGTGTGGACCAGCCACATGAAGCGGACGATCCAGACGGCCGAGGCCCTGCATGTGCCCTACGAGCAGTGGAAGGCGCTGAACGAGATTGACGCGgtgagaacccaggtgtccgggccccccatccctgctctaacccactagatcccccccttccctcctagAGGTGGGGATGGAACCTGAGCATCCGGCCACCCCTGTGTAACAGCATGGGGTGTTTCAGGGCGTCTGTGAGGAGATGTCCTATGAGGAGATCCAGGCCCATCACCCGGAGGAGTTTGCCCTGCGTGATCAAGACAAGTACCGATACCGATATCCCAAAGGGGAGGTAAGGGGGGTGCCCTATACCCTGACTGGAGCAGGATGAAGGGGGCGGGGGATTCACTTGTCAGTAACCCAGGAAACTCCCTGCCACATGATCTTGGAGGCAAATTATAGTGACAGACATAAATAAcctttggaactcactgccactgtGTATTTCCAGGGGGATGAATTTAGCAGCACACtcagactgtggaactccttgccagcgagtggtcccaggagTTTAGTGATGGGTCTCCTGCCGGGGGGTATTCCTAAAGGGAATGAATTTGGCAACACacttagcctgtggaactccctgccccatgaTGCAGGGGGGCAAGTTTTTTCACACGCACAATGACCCCATGGAACTTCCTGCCACTGGAGAATCTATGGGCAGATTTGGGTGATGATTGTTAACCTGTGCcgggggcggaggaggaggagggaggcagcatCTCTCTCATTGGCATCAGCCCCCCCCACAATTGTCCCCAGTCATACGAGGACCTggtgcagcggctggagcccgtCATCATGGAACTGGAGCGGCAGGAGAATGTGCTGGTGATCTGCCATCAGGCCGTCATGCGCTGCCTGCTGGCTTACTTCCTGGACAAGAGCGCAGGTACCCCCCCCCAGctacctcctcccagccccctaccgCTCTAGCTGTAACCCCCATATCTATCGTTCATAGATGGCCGTGTAAGGTATCCGAGGAAAGGTCATGATGTGCTGAACCCCATCGTTCGGTCCAAATATGTACCTCGTTAACGTGGAAGAGGTTGAGACTTATTGAAATATGCTGTAAGTCTGGGGGTCGGCCACGGCCGGTTCTCCGGTGACCCACACCCAGGCGGGCGCTCAACGACCCTACCTCAGCAAGGGGGCTGTGAGCAAGGGATTTACAGGGCTGTCAGAGGGCATCACGCTGGGGGATTGCTCTTCTCTGACACGTCTGGGCTGGTGTTTGCCAGGCCCAGGGACTGAGGGTAGAAAACAGAGGACGGGGGCATCATGCtctggcctttctcctccccgcCTACGCTGGAAGCAGCAGGAACACGGGGAAGATCgagacttgaactgaggagactggcccCAAGCTTAAGGGGGAAGCCTGCGTATGAAGGACAGTAACGTACCTGCAACGTCCAGGGGGTGAGAGAAACTGCTTGGT
Proteins encoded in this region:
- the PFKFB1 gene encoding 6-phosphofructo-2-kinase/fructose-2,6-bisphosphatase 1 isoform X2, whose product is MHIRRQCALAALKDVHTYLSREEGQVAVFDATNTTRERRNMILQFAGDHGYKVFFIESICDDPDIIEENITQVKLSSPDYKDCNREEVVEDFLKRIECYQLHYQPLDDELDSALSYIKIFNVGLRYLVNRVQDHVQSRTVYYLMNIHVTPRAIYLTRHGESQHNLQGRIGGDSGLSPRGKQFASALAGFIESQNIRELKVWTSHMKRTIQTAEALHVPYEQWKALNEIDAGVCEEMSYEEIQAHHPEEFALRDQDKYRYRYPKGESYEDLVQRLEPVIMELERQENVLVICHQAVMRCLLAYFLDKSAEELPYLKCPLHTVLKLTPVAYGCQVESIFLNVEAVNTHRERPQNVDVTREPEEALGTVPPHY
- the PFKFB1 gene encoding 6-phosphofructo-2-kinase/fructose-2,6-bisphosphatase 1 isoform X1; this translates as MSEVGELTQTPLQKVWIPHASNRLHQRRGSAVPQFTNSPTMVILVGLPARGKTYISKKLTHYLNWIGIPTKVFNVGQYRREAVQTYQNYEFFRPDNQEAMHIRRQCALAALKDVHTYLSREEGQVAVFDATNTTRERRNMILQFAGDHGYKVFFIESICDDPDIIEENITQVKLSSPDYKDCNREEVVEDFLKRIECYQLHYQPLDDELDSALSYIKIFNVGLRYLVNRVQDHVQSRTVYYLMNIHVTPRAIYLTRHGESQHNLQGRIGGDSGLSPRGKQFASALAGFIESQNIRELKVWTSHMKRTIQTAEALHVPYEQWKALNEIDAGVCEEMSYEEIQAHHPEEFALRDQDKYRYRYPKGESYEDLVQRLEPVIMELERQENVLVICHQAVMRCLLAYFLDKSAEELPYLKCPLHTVLKLTPVAYGCQVESIFLNVEAVNTHRERPQNVDVTREPEEALGTVPPHY